In one Candidatus Lernaella stagnicola genomic region, the following are encoded:
- a CDS encoding phosphomannose isomerase type II C-terminal cupin domain — MNEIEHRPWGSFEVLLDEPDYKTKRIVVSPGGRLSLQYHHRRQEHWFVVAGTGDVTRGDDLLPVQAGVAVDIPVKIPHRIANTGAEPLVFIEVQTGEYFGEDDIVRLEDDYGRETE, encoded by the coding sequence ATGAATGAAATCGAGCATCGGCCATGGGGCAGTTTCGAAGTACTGCTCGACGAGCCGGATTATAAAACCAAGCGCATCGTGGTGTCGCCCGGCGGGCGGCTCAGCCTTCAATATCATCATCGCCGCCAAGAGCATTGGTTCGTGGTAGCCGGCACAGGCGACGTAACCCGCGGCGACGATCTACTGCCCGTGCAAGCCGGGGTCGCGGTGGATATTCCCGTCAAGATTCCCCATCGTATCGCCAACACCGGCGCGGAACCCCTGGTGTTCATTGAAGTGCAGACCGGCGAATATTTCGGCGAGGATGATATCGTGCGGTTGGAAGACGACTACGGCCGCGAAACCGAATGA
- a CDS encoding DsrE family protein, which produces MKKVALFAFNGDPMCFIHVLLHAFDMHSKDYEVQIVIEGSACKLVKDYPENPDHPNAKLFRRAKEEGLIGGVCKACASKVGALEAAIEQELHLYDDMMGHPSITAFLEKGYAVFTF; this is translated from the coding sequence GTGAAAAAAGTGGCGCTTTTCGCATTCAACGGCGACCCGATGTGCTTCATTCACGTGTTGCTGCACGCCTTCGACATGCACTCGAAGGATTACGAGGTGCAAATCGTCATCGAAGGCTCCGCGTGTAAGTTGGTCAAGGATTACCCCGAGAATCCCGACCATCCCAACGCTAAGCTGTTCCGGCGGGCGAAAGAAGAAGGCCTGATCGGCGGCGTGTGCAAAGCCTGCGCGAGCAAGGTCGGCGCATTGGAAGCAGCGATAGAACAGGAATTGCACCTGTACGACGACATGATGGGCCACCCCAGCATCACCGCGTTCCTGGAAAAGGGATACGCC